The Lytechinus pictus isolate F3 Inbred chromosome 5, Lp3.0, whole genome shotgun sequence DNA segment TCGGCAAAAGCGGCGAAGAAGGTAGAGGCAGAGCGAAGGCAGCGATCAAAAGCGGCGGAGACGAGAGAGGCAGTGCGAAGCAGCCGGCAAAAGCGACGGAAAAGGGAGTTAGGGCGAGTGCAGCCGGCAAAAGCGACGGAGAAGGGAGAGTCAGTGCGAATGCAGCCGGCAAAAGCGACAGAGAAGGGAGAGGCATTGCAAAGCAGCCGGCAAAAGAGGCGAAGAAGGGAGAGGCAGTGCAAATGCAGCCGGCAAAAGCGGCGAACAAGAGAGAGGCAGTGCGAAGCAGCCGGCAAAAGCGACGGAAAAGGGAGAAGTCCTGGCGAATGCAGCCGGCAAAGCGACGTAGAAGGGAGAGGCAGGGCGAATGCAGCCGGCAAAAGCGACGAAGACGGGAGAAGTCGTGGCGAATGCAGCCGGCAAAAGCGGCGAACAAGAGAGAGGCAGTGCGAAGCAGCCGGCAAAAGCGGCGAAGAAAGGAGAAGTCCTGGCGAATGCAGCCGGCAAAGCGACGTAGAAGGGAGAGGCAGGGCGAATGCAGCCGGCAAAAGCGACGAAGACGGGAGAAGTCGTGGCGAATGCAGCCGGAAAAAATGGCAGGGCGAATGCAGCCGGCAAAAGCGACGAAGACGGGAGAAGTCGTGGCGATTGCAGCCGGAAAAAAAGCTCCGGAAAACTGGAAA contains these protein-coding regions:
- the LOC135154200 gene encoding uncharacterized protein LOC135154200 codes for the protein MSPFSSHKKLPLIHNVALSSNNISHFIHENEKVIKKQVVGPCSKEAGATTVRLTTIATASVIAQAPRKQQTIWVVTSNAAGKCSGEGRSSSSCGVCSRQSDGDGRGSANATGKSDGKGRVRRELGRVQSAKAAKKVEAERRQRSKAAETREAVRSSRQKRRKRELGRVQPAKATEKGESVRMQPAKATEKGEALQSSRQKRRRRERQCKCSRQKRRTRERQCEAAGKSDGKGRSPGECSRQSDVEGRGRANAAGKSDEDGRSRGECSRQKRRTRERQCEAAGKSGEERRSPGECSRQSDVEGRGRANAAGKSDEDGRSRGECSRKKWQGECSRQKRRRREKSWRLQPEKKLRKTGKGRGGASAACEHGRSKTKPSGATTADETD